In the genome of Acidobacteriota bacterium, one region contains:
- a CDS encoding protein kinase has translation MFRTYEPARDRLVAVKAFRLDLTPEQARALADELQRVADASLDHPSIVMTLGAGIEGTVAYAASEYVAAESLDVALRHYAPASLETVLPFMTQIAGAIDFARTAGIGHGALHPRDVFVTPDEARATGFGVVQALEKIGARAPVRRPYTAPERVEAGGWDVRADVYSLGAIAFELITARRPVGADIGGLGATGGPHAAAVAAVLSRALADDPAARFPTALAFVAAFEAASRGEGPTGVVAAVPAAVETGVAPVAPEEPELHDEPDIGEERDTGVEEIQLREAEIEREAERPSSAAPSLFDLDLDGGTEDVIPGVQHTGFPHEAERRLDASVEPVEPIEPIEPIEPAAPPPRPRPRPVLLPVALTLLLGLFVGFLAGYLVGSGDRAPVAAPERGAAATATGPKAEVASQPRANPPARAAAGQTAAAP, from the coding sequence GTGTTCCGGACGTATGAGCCGGCGCGGGACCGGCTCGTCGCGGTCAAGGCATTCCGGCTCGATCTGACGCCGGAGCAGGCGCGGGCGCTCGCCGACGAGCTGCAGCGCGTCGCCGATGCTTCCCTGGACCATCCTTCCATTGTCATGACGCTCGGCGCGGGGATCGAGGGCACGGTCGCCTACGCGGCCTCGGAGTACGTGGCCGCCGAGTCGCTCGATGTCGCCCTGCGCCACTATGCCCCGGCCAGTCTCGAGACCGTCCTGCCGTTCATGACACAGATAGCTGGTGCGATTGATTTCGCGCGCACGGCGGGCATCGGCCACGGCGCGCTCCATCCCCGCGACGTGTTCGTCACACCAGACGAGGCGCGGGCGACCGGATTTGGCGTCGTCCAGGCGCTCGAGAAGATCGGGGCGCGCGCGCCGGTGCGCCGCCCGTACACGGCGCCCGAACGCGTCGAGGCGGGAGGGTGGGACGTCCGCGCCGACGTGTACTCGCTCGGCGCGATTGCCTTCGAGCTGATCACGGCCAGACGCCCTGTGGGTGCGGACATCGGCGGTCTGGGCGCCACCGGTGGACCTCACGCTGCCGCGGTCGCCGCGGTGCTGTCGCGCGCGCTGGCGGACGATCCCGCCGCACGCTTTCCGACCGCGCTGGCGTTTGTCGCCGCGTTCGAGGCAGCCTCGCGCGGCGAGGGCCCGACAGGCGTGGTGGCGGCGGTGCCCGCGGCCGTCGAAACGGGCGTCGCGCCCGTCGCGCCCGAAGAGCCTGAGCTTCATGACGAACCGGACATCGGAGAGGAGCGGGACACCGGCGTTGAGGAGATTCAGCTGCGCGAGGCGGAGATCGAGCGCGAAGCCGAGCGCCCGTCATCAGCCGCGCCCTCGCTCTTCGACCTGGATCTCGACGGCGGCACGGAGGACGTGATCCCGGGAGTCCAGCACACGGGATTCCCGCACGAAGCCGAGCGGCGCCTCGATGCATCGGTCGAACCCGTCGAACCTATCGAACCTATCGAACCTATCGAACCCGCCGCCCCACCCCCCCGGCCCCGTCCGCGTCCCGTCCTTCTTCCCGTGGCGCTCACGCTCCTCCTCGGGTTGTTCGTCGGGTTTCTTGCGGGTTACCTGGTCGGCTCCGGTGATCGGGCGCCGGTCGCGGCGCCGGAGCGCGGGGCGGCGGCGACAGCTACGGGACCGAAAGCCGAGGTCGCATCGCAGCCGCGCGCGAACCCGCCCGCGCGAGCGGCCGCCGGGCAGACGGCGGCGGCGCCG
- the bshC gene encoding bacillithiol biosynthesis cysteine-adding enzyme BshC, whose product MAVDSLPNRLQQYGPVQPPSDITTTGRVDVDVRRMPWIRALAAEYADGFAGVADFYAGNPWTADGWRDAISRVQAHQRDREEIARVLEAQAASRGAPPAALDAIATLRDPRAVAIVTGQQAGLFGGPLYTLLKAITALQLAERARTAYGVPAVAVFWVDSEDHDWEEVRSCPVLDGDLALRTAVLGAPEGAGELPVARITLDGDVDRAIADLESALQPTEFTTDVIAALRDCYRPGVRMADAFARWMDRLLGARGLIVYESADPAAKPLVAPLFAQELEQAGRTASLALAAGEAMRARGHDPQVVPQPDAIALFRLDGGRTPIRARGDVFLIGDDDAGRPGVARGALVEEARQHPERFSPNVLLRPLAQDTLFPTVAYVSGPSELAYLGQLKDVYRHFAVPMPLMYPRASVTLLDSASTRFLARYDFPLVKLRPQDEAALNHLLESQLPASVEQSLAAADAAVRERMATVIDAVAQIDPTLGGAARTTLGRMEHDLRTLHNKIIHAAKKRDETLRRQFSRAQALAFPGGHPQERTLGIPFFLNRYGWALIARLEAELPLETGKHYILTL is encoded by the coding sequence GTGGCAGTTGACAGCCTTCCGAACCGTCTGCAACAGTACGGCCCGGTGCAGCCTCCGAGCGACATCACCACGACCGGACGAGTGGACGTCGACGTGCGGCGGATGCCGTGGATCCGCGCGCTCGCCGCGGAATACGCCGACGGCTTTGCCGGCGTCGCCGATTTCTACGCCGGCAATCCGTGGACGGCGGACGGATGGCGGGACGCGATCAGCCGCGTGCAGGCGCACCAGCGCGACCGCGAGGAGATCGCCCGCGTGCTCGAAGCGCAGGCCGCCAGCCGCGGAGCGCCCCCCGCGGCCCTCGACGCCATCGCGACGCTGCGCGACCCACGCGCGGTCGCCATCGTCACCGGCCAGCAGGCGGGGCTGTTCGGCGGACCGCTCTACACGCTGCTGAAAGCGATCACCGCGCTGCAGCTCGCCGAGCGCGCGCGCACCGCCTACGGCGTGCCCGCGGTGGCCGTCTTCTGGGTGGATTCCGAGGACCACGACTGGGAAGAAGTCCGCTCCTGTCCCGTGCTCGACGGCGACCTCGCGCTCCGCACCGCGGTGCTTGGAGCGCCCGAGGGAGCCGGCGAGCTCCCCGTCGCGCGGATCACGCTCGATGGCGACGTCGATCGCGCGATTGCCGACCTCGAGTCCGCGCTCCAGCCCACGGAATTCACCACCGACGTGATCGCGGCGCTCCGCGATTGTTATCGCCCCGGCGTTCGCATGGCCGACGCGTTCGCCCGCTGGATGGACCGGCTGCTCGGCGCGCGCGGGCTGATCGTGTACGAGTCGGCCGATCCGGCCGCCAAGCCGCTCGTCGCCCCGTTGTTCGCACAAGAGCTGGAGCAGGCCGGACGCACCGCGTCGCTCGCCCTCGCCGCCGGCGAGGCGATGCGCGCCAGGGGCCACGACCCGCAGGTGGTTCCGCAACCCGACGCCATCGCGCTGTTTCGCCTCGACGGCGGCCGGACGCCGATCCGCGCGCGCGGCGATGTCTTTCTCATCGGCGACGACGACGCGGGACGGCCGGGCGTGGCGCGCGGGGCGCTCGTCGAGGAGGCGCGGCAACACCCCGAGCGCTTCAGCCCGAACGTGCTGCTCCGGCCGCTGGCGCAGGACACGCTTTTCCCCACCGTTGCGTACGTCTCCGGTCCAAGCGAGCTGGCGTACCTGGGACAGCTGAAGGACGTCTACCGTCACTTCGCCGTGCCGATGCCGCTCATGTACCCGCGCGCCAGCGTCACCTTGCTCGACTCCGCCTCGACGCGCTTTCTCGCGCGGTACGATTTCCCGCTCGTGAAACTCCGGCCGCAGGACGAGGCGGCGTTGAACCACCTCCTCGAATCGCAGCTGCCGGCCTCCGTCGAACAGTCGCTCGCCGCCGCAGACGCCGCCGTGCGCGAACGGATGGCCACGGTCATCGACGCGGTCGCCCAGATCGACCCGACGCTCGGCGGCGCGGCGCGGACGACCCTTGGGCGGATGGAGCACGACCTGCGGACGCTGCACAACAAGATCATTCACGCGGCGAAGAAGCGCGATGAAACGCTGCGCCGGCAATTCTCGCGCGCGCAGGCACTCGCCTTCCCCGGCGGCCACCCGCAGGAACGAACGCTCGGCATCCCGTTTTTCCTGAATCGATACGGCTGGGCGCTGATCGCGCGCCTGGAGGCGGAGCTGCCGCTGGAGACGGGGAAGCACTACATACTGACGCTGTAG
- the argH gene encoding argininosuccinate lyase: protein MFAPEYVKYVLNENFEDAKTLLLEPMVAVDYAHLVMLAEQGLIAPELAHRVRAALDRLSLDDLRRVEYDGSCEDLFFYIQRQLAADAGEDAAGRLHVARSRNDIDMTMYRMRQRECILALARAAQQARGALLDIARAHRHTIFAAHTHTQPAQPTTVAHYLLGVIEQLERDGERLAAAFVSTNRCPLGACAITGTGFPIDRETTSRLLGFDAPTGNTYGSIATVDYLLEGLSAAATLLVGLGRFVQDMLLWCTAEFGYLRLPDGFVQCSSIMPQKRNPVAFEHARALGSKALGQALAVFSAVHNTPFGDIVDTEDDLQPLVFAAFKDATRAVTLIAAAMKGAEFDVERMGRRATEGSITVTELADTLAREHGLPFRSAHAIATAFVRLRATVAPVEALRRASADVLGAPLEYAESRLAEILSVEHFVAVRTTPGGPAPAKTTEALHASAGRLERDRAWLDERVERLRRAEEELKERAEAL, encoded by the coding sequence ATGTTCGCCCCGGAATACGTCAAATACGTCCTCAACGAGAACTTCGAGGACGCCAAAACCCTGCTCCTCGAGCCGATGGTGGCGGTCGATTACGCCCACCTGGTCATGCTCGCCGAGCAGGGGCTCATCGCCCCCGAGCTGGCGCACCGCGTCCGCGCCGCGCTCGATCGTCTCTCCCTCGACGATCTCCGCCGGGTCGAGTACGACGGCTCATGCGAGGATCTCTTCTTCTACATCCAGCGTCAGCTGGCGGCGGATGCAGGAGAGGACGCCGCCGGACGGCTTCATGTCGCGCGCAGCCGCAACGACATCGACATGACGATGTACCGGATGCGGCAGCGCGAATGCATCCTGGCGCTGGCGCGCGCGGCGCAGCAGGCGCGCGGCGCGCTTCTCGACATCGCGCGGGCCCATCGCCACACGATTTTCGCGGCGCACACGCACACGCAACCCGCCCAGCCGACCACGGTCGCGCACTACCTGCTCGGCGTCATCGAACAGCTGGAGCGTGACGGCGAGCGCCTGGCGGCGGCGTTCGTGTCCACCAATCGCTGCCCGCTCGGCGCGTGCGCGATCACCGGTACCGGCTTCCCGATCGATCGCGAGACAACGTCGCGGCTGCTGGGCTTCGACGCGCCGACGGGGAACACGTACGGCAGCATCGCGACGGTTGATTACCTGCTGGAGGGCCTGTCGGCGGCCGCCACGCTGCTGGTGGGGCTCGGCCGGTTCGTGCAGGACATGTTGCTGTGGTGCACGGCGGAGTTCGGATACCTGCGGCTGCCGGACGGTTTCGTGCAGTGCAGCAGCATCATGCCGCAGAAGCGCAACCCGGTGGCGTTCGAGCACGCGCGGGCGCTCGGCAGCAAGGCGCTCGGTCAGGCCCTGGCGGTGTTCAGCGCGGTCCACAACACGCCGTTCGGCGACATCGTGGACACCGAGGACGATCTGCAGCCGCTGGTGTTCGCGGCGTTCAAGGACGCGACGCGCGCGGTCACGCTCATCGCCGCGGCGATGAAGGGGGCCGAGTTCGACGTGGAGCGGATGGGCCGCCGTGCGACCGAGGGGTCGATCACGGTCACGGAGCTGGCCGACACGCTCGCGCGCGAGCACGGGCTGCCGTTCCGCAGCGCCCACGCGATCGCCACCGCCTTCGTCCGGCTGCGCGCGACGGTTGCGCCGGTCGAGGCGCTCCGCCGGGCGTCGGCCGACGTCCTCGGCGCGCCGCTCGAGTACGCCGAGTCGCGGCTCGCCGAGATCCTCAGCGTGGAGCATTTCGTGGCGGTTCGCACGACGCCCGGGGGACCCGCGCCGGCGAAGACGACCGAGGCCCTTCACGCTTCAGCCGGGCGGCTGGAGCGCGACCGCGCGTGGCTGGACGAGCGGGTGGAAAGGCTCAGACGGGCCGAGGAAGAGCTGAAGGAGCGGGCGGAGGCATTGTAG